A region from the Pseudomonas sp. P8_229 genome encodes:
- the ssuE gene encoding NADPH-dependent FMN reductase: MLVVSLGGSPSQRSRSGVLLERSQRWLQEQGVEVVSYQVRDFPAEDLLHARFDSPKVLDLLAQIENADGLLIATPVYKASFSGALKTVLDLLPERALNHKIVLPMATGGSIAHMLVVDYALKPVLSALKAQEMLQGIFAEDSQIAYGEGSAQAQLAPAMEQRLHEALDQFVSAMARRPKPLEPGLLNERLLSARWSI, translated from the coding sequence ATGCTGGTCGTCTCACTCGGTGGTAGCCCCAGCCAACGCTCCCGTTCCGGAGTGTTGCTGGAGCGCTCGCAACGCTGGTTGCAGGAGCAGGGAGTGGAAGTGGTGAGTTATCAGGTGCGGGACTTCCCGGCCGAAGACCTGCTCCACGCCCGCTTCGACAGCCCGAAGGTGCTCGACCTGCTGGCGCAGATTGAAAACGCCGACGGCCTGCTGATCGCCACCCCGGTCTACAAAGCGTCATTTTCAGGCGCGCTGAAGACCGTGCTCGACCTGCTGCCGGAGCGCGCCCTGAACCACAAGATTGTTCTGCCGATGGCCACCGGCGGCAGCATCGCCCACATGCTGGTGGTCGATTACGCCCTCAAGCCCGTGCTGTCGGCGTTGAAAGCCCAGGAAATGCTGCAAGGCATCTTCGCCGAGGACAGCCAGATCGCGTACGGCGAAGGCAGTGCCCAGGCGCAATTGGCACCAGCAATGGAGCAGCGTCTGCATGAAGCGCTGGATCAGTTTGTCAGCGCCATGGCCCGCCGGCCGAAACCGCTGGAGCCGGGCTTGTTGAATGAACGTTTGTTGAGTGCTCGCTGGAGCATTTAA
- the ssuD gene encoding FMNH2-dependent alkanesulfonate monooxygenase yields MSLNIFWFLPTHGDGHYLGTAEGARTVDHGYLQQVAQAADRLGFGGVLIPTGRSCEDSWLVAASLIPVTQRLKFLVALRPGIISPTVAARQAATLDRLSGGRALFNLVTGGDPEELAGDGLFLSHEERYQASVEFTRIWRRVLEGETVDYDGQHISVKGAKLLYPPIQQPRPPLYFGGSSEAAQDLAAEQVEMVLTWGEPPAAVAEKIEQVRAKAAKLGRTVRFGIRLHVIVRETNAEAWQAADRLISHLDDDTIARAQASLARFDSVGQQRMAALHGGGRDNLEVSPNLWAGVGLVRGGAGTALVGDGPTVAARVKEYADLGIDTFIFSGYPHLEESYRVAELLFPHLDIERPELPKSAGYVSPFGEMVANDILPKAASQS; encoded by the coding sequence ATGAGCCTCAATATCTTCTGGTTCCTGCCTACCCACGGCGACGGCCATTACCTTGGCACCGCCGAAGGCGCTCGCACCGTCGACCACGGTTATCTGCAACAAGTCGCGCAAGCGGCGGATCGTCTGGGTTTCGGCGGCGTGCTGATTCCCACTGGCCGCTCCTGCGAAGACTCGTGGCTAGTGGCGGCGTCGCTGATCCCGGTGACCCAGCGTTTGAAGTTCCTCGTTGCCCTGCGCCCCGGGATCATTTCCCCGACGGTCGCGGCGCGGCAGGCAGCCACGCTCGATCGTCTGTCCGGCGGCCGTGCGCTGTTCAACCTGGTGACCGGTGGCGACCCGGAAGAGTTGGCCGGCGACGGTCTGTTCCTCAGCCACGAGGAGCGCTATCAGGCTTCGGTGGAATTCACTCGCATCTGGCGTCGTGTGCTGGAAGGCGAAACGGTTGATTACGACGGCCAGCACATCAGCGTGAAGGGCGCCAAGCTGCTCTATCCGCCGATCCAGCAACCGCGTCCGCCGCTGTACTTCGGCGGATCTTCTGAAGCAGCACAGGATTTGGCTGCGGAACAAGTCGAGATGGTGCTGACCTGGGGCGAGCCGCCAGCAGCCGTCGCCGAGAAGATCGAACAGGTGCGGGCCAAAGCCGCCAAGCTCGGCCGCACTGTGCGCTTCGGCATTCGTCTGCACGTGATCGTGCGGGAAACCAACGCCGAGGCCTGGCAAGCGGCAGACCGGCTGATCTCGCATCTGGACGACGACACCATCGCTCGCGCTCAAGCTTCGCTGGCGCGTTTCGATTCGGTCGGCCAGCAACGCATGGCCGCGCTGCACGGCGGCGGCCGCGACAACCTCGAAGTCAGCCCGAACCTGTGGGCCGGTGTCGGTCTGGTGCGCGGTGGTGCCGGTACCGCGCTGGTTGGCGATGGCCCGACTGTGGCTGCACGCGTGAAGGAATACGCGGATCTGGGTATCGATACCTTCATCTTCTCCGGTTATCCACACCTCGAAGAATCGTACCGGGTCGCTGAGCTGCTGTTCCCGCACCTCGACATCGAGCGTCCGGAACTGCCGAAAAGTGCCGGTTACGTCAGTCCGTTCGGCGAGATGGTTGCCAACGACATTCTTCCCAAAGCCGCGTCGCAGAGCTGA
- the tauA gene encoding taurine ABC transporter substrate-binding protein yields the protein MMVKRALSSQIVTVCVSVIISFSAHAANLTIGYQTGIDPSKVPQADGTYEKTIGQKIDWRRFNSGPQVVTAIASGDVQIGNLGSSPLAAAASRNLPIVAFIVSAQINAAEALVVRNGSGINSPQDLVGKTIATPFVSTSHYSLLGALKHWELDTSKVKVVNLQPAEIAAAWKRGDIDGAFVWSPALGEIRKTGKTLTDAAQVGQWGAPTFEVWVARKDYAEKHPEVIAKFAKVTLDAFADYASHKDNWTADSAPVQKIAKLTGANAADVPQLLAGSAFPDAKAQQTTALLDGGTAKAIAETAKFLKEQGKVETVLPDYSPYVSAKFVSENN from the coding sequence ATCATGGTCAAACGTGCACTATCTAGTCAAATTGTTACAGTTTGTGTGTCGGTAATAATTTCTTTCTCCGCCCACGCCGCCAACCTCACCATCGGTTATCAAACCGGTATCGACCCAAGCAAAGTCCCTCAAGCCGACGGTACCTACGAGAAAACCATCGGCCAGAAGATCGACTGGCGACGCTTCAATAGTGGCCCGCAAGTTGTGACAGCCATTGCATCGGGCGACGTACAAATCGGCAACCTCGGCTCCAGCCCTTTGGCAGCGGCCGCTTCGCGCAATCTGCCGATCGTCGCATTCATTGTTTCAGCGCAGATCAATGCCGCCGAAGCGTTGGTGGTACGCAATGGCAGCGGGATTAACAGCCCCCAGGATCTGGTCGGAAAGACCATCGCCACCCCCTTCGTTTCCACCTCTCATTACAGCTTGCTCGGCGCACTCAAGCACTGGGAGCTGGACACCAGCAAAGTCAAAGTGGTGAACCTGCAGCCCGCGGAAATCGCCGCAGCGTGGAAGCGCGGTGACATCGACGGCGCGTTTGTCTGGTCGCCGGCGCTGGGGGAAATTCGCAAGACTGGCAAGACCCTGACCGATGCTGCACAAGTCGGCCAATGGGGTGCGCCGACCTTCGAAGTCTGGGTCGCGCGCAAGGACTACGCCGAAAAACATCCTGAAGTGATCGCCAAATTTGCCAAGGTCACTCTAGACGCGTTTGCCGATTACGCCAGCCATAAAGACAACTGGACGGCTGACTCGGCGCCGGTGCAGAAAATCGCCAAATTGACCGGTGCCAATGCCGCCGATGTTCCCCAACTGCTGGCTGGTTCTGCGTTCCCGGATGCCAAGGCACAGCAAACCACTGCGCTGCTGGATGGCGGCACGGCCAAGGCGATTGCTGAAACGGCGAAGTTTTTGAAGGAGCAAGGCAAGGTTGAAACGGTGCTGCCGGACTATTCACCGTATGTCAGCGCGAAGTTTGTAAGCGAAAACAATTGA
- the ssuC gene encoding aliphatic sulfonate ABC transporter permease SsuC — MKKIIHSLAPWALPVLLLAVWQLSVSAGWLSTRILPAPVAVIEAGVSLVRSGEIWTHLAISGWRAALGFAIGGSIGLVLGFITGLSKWGERLLDSSVQMIRNVPHLALIPLVILWFGIDESAKIFLVALGTLFPIYLNTYHGIRNVDPALVEMARSYGLSGFSLFWQVILPGALPSILVGVRFALGFMWLTLIVAETISASSGIGYLAMNAREFLQTDVVVLAILLYAVLGKLADLAARGLERVWLRWHPAYQVAKGGAA, encoded by the coding sequence ATGAAGAAAATCATCCACAGCCTCGCGCCCTGGGCGTTGCCGGTGTTGTTACTGGCGGTGTGGCAGTTGTCGGTGTCGGCCGGCTGGTTGTCGACGCGGATCCTGCCGGCGCCGGTGGCGGTGATCGAGGCCGGTGTCAGTCTGGTGCGCAGCGGCGAAATCTGGACGCACCTGGCAATCAGCGGCTGGCGCGCGGCGCTGGGCTTCGCCATCGGCGGCAGCATCGGTCTGGTACTGGGTTTCATAACCGGCCTGTCGAAGTGGGGCGAGCGCCTGCTCGACAGCTCGGTGCAGATGATCCGCAATGTGCCGCACCTGGCGCTGATCCCGCTGGTGATCCTGTGGTTCGGCATCGACGAGTCGGCGAAGATTTTCCTGGTGGCATTGGGCACGTTGTTCCCGATCTACCTCAACACCTATCACGGCATCCGCAACGTTGATCCGGCGCTGGTGGAAATGGCGCGCAGTTACGGCTTGAGCGGTTTCAGCCTGTTCTGGCAGGTGATTCTGCCGGGCGCGCTGCCTTCGATTCTGGTTGGCGTGCGCTTCGCGTTGGGCTTTATGTGGCTGACGCTGATCGTCGCCGAAACCATTTCCGCCAGCTCTGGCATTGGCTATCTGGCGATGAACGCCCGGGAGTTCTTGCAGACCGACGTGGTGGTGTTGGCGATCCTGCTTTACGCCGTGCTCGGCAAACTCGCCGACCTCGCCGCCCGTGGACTTGAACGTGTGTGGCTGCGCTGGCATCCGGCCTATCAGGTTGCCAAGGGAGGTGCGGCATGA
- the ssuB gene encoding aliphatic sulfonates ABC transporter ATP-binding protein, whose product MTAQQPPRLLRGIPLVVRNLQKTFGARQVLRDIDLHIPAGQFVAVVGRSGCGKSTLLRLLAGLDQPTGGDLLAGSAPLSDAREDTRLMFQEARLLPWKKIIDNVGLGLKGNWRPQALEALEAVGLADRAHEWPAALSGGQKQRVALARALIHQPRLLLLDEPLGALDALTRIEMQQLIERLWQQHGFTVLLVTHDVSEAVAIADRVILIEDGEVGLDLQVELPRPRVRGSHRLAALETEVLNRVLSLPGEPPEPEPVSPLPTQLRWAQ is encoded by the coding sequence ATGACCGCTCAACAACCTCCACGCTTGCTGCGCGGGATTCCGCTGGTGGTGCGCAATCTGCAGAAAACCTTCGGTGCGCGGCAGGTGCTGCGTGACATCGACCTGCACATTCCGGCGGGGCAATTCGTCGCCGTGGTCGGGCGTAGTGGTTGCGGCAAAAGTACTTTGCTGCGCTTGCTCGCCGGCCTCGATCAACCGACTGGCGGTGACTTGCTGGCCGGATCTGCGCCGCTCAGCGATGCGCGGGAAGACACCCGCTTGATGTTCCAGGAAGCACGGCTGCTGCCATGGAAAAAGATCATCGACAACGTCGGGCTCGGCCTCAAGGGCAACTGGCGTCCGCAAGCTCTGGAAGCGCTGGAAGCGGTGGGGCTGGCGGATCGTGCCCATGAATGGCCGGCGGCGTTGTCCGGTGGGCAGAAGCAGCGCGTCGCACTGGCGCGGGCGCTGATCCACCAACCGCGTCTGCTGTTGCTCGACGAACCGCTCGGTGCGCTGGACGCCCTGACCCGGATCGAGATGCAGCAACTGATCGAGCGCTTGTGGCAGCAGCACGGCTTCACGGTGCTGCTGGTGACCCACGACGTCAGCGAAGCGGTAGCGATTGCCGACCGGGTGATTTTGATCGAGGACGGCGAAGTCGGTCTCGATCTGCAAGTGGAATTGCCGCGCCCTCGGGTACGTGGCTCGCACCGACTGGCGGCGCTGGAAACCGAAGTGCTCAACCGCGTTTTGTCCCTGCCTGGCGAACCGCCAGAGCCAGAACCTGTTTCACCCCTGCCTACGCAATTGCGTTGGGCGCAATAA
- a CDS encoding peroxiredoxin produces MSLRLGDIAPDFEQDSSAGKIRFHEWLGDSWGVLFSHPADFTPVCTTELGFTAKLKDEFSKRGVKAIALSVDPVDSHHKWIEDINETQNTIVNFPILADADRKVSDLYDLIHPNANDTLTVRSLFVIDPNKKIRLTITYPASTGRNFHEILRVIDSLQLTDNYKVATPANWQDGEEVVIVPSLKDEEEIKRRFPKGYRAVKPYLRLTPQPNK; encoded by the coding sequence ATGAGCCTCAGACTCGGCGACATCGCCCCCGACTTCGAACAGGATTCCAGCGCCGGCAAGATTCGTTTCCACGAGTGGCTGGGCGATAGCTGGGGCGTGCTGTTCTCCCATCCGGCCGACTTCACCCCGGTGTGCACCACCGAACTGGGCTTCACCGCCAAGCTCAAGGATGAGTTCAGCAAGCGCGGCGTCAAAGCCATCGCGCTGTCGGTCGACCCGGTGGACTCGCATCACAAGTGGATCGAAGACATCAACGAAACCCAGAACACGATCGTCAACTTCCCGATCCTGGCCGATGCCGATCGCAAGGTCTCCGATCTCTATGACCTGATCCATCCGAACGCCAACGACACGCTGACCGTGCGTTCGCTGTTCGTGATCGATCCGAACAAGAAGATCCGCCTGACCATCACTTATCCGGCGAGCACCGGGCGCAACTTCCACGAGATCCTGCGGGTGATCGATTCGCTGCAGCTCACCGACAACTACAAGGTGGCGACCCCGGCCAACTGGCAAGACGGTGAAGAAGTGGTGATCGTGCCGTCGCTCAAGGATGAGGAAGAGATCAAGCGACGCTTCCCGAAAGGCTATCGCGCAGTGAAGCCGTACCTGCGTCTGACGCCGCAGCCGAACAAGTGA
- a CDS encoding sulfonate ABC transporter substrate-binding protein → MRTVFLRRGLVALFAAAVTFGAITQAQAETLRIGYQKYGTLVLLKAKGTLEKRLAAQGVDVQWTEFPGGPQLLEGLNVGSIDFGVTGETPPVFAQAAGADLLYVAYEPPAPNSEAILVPKDSPIKSVADLKGKKVALNKGSNVHYLLVRALEDAGLKYSDIQTVFLPPADARAAFERGSVDAWVIWDPYQAAAEKQLQAHTLRDGKGIVDNHQFYLATKPYAQKNPEVIKTLVEEVRAVGEWSKANPQDVTQQVAPLLGLPADIILTSVKRQGYGALFLTPEVVAAQQKIADTFFQLKLIPKPLSIKDVIWTPPAAVAQSSATQAQ, encoded by the coding sequence ATGCGCACTGTATTTTTGCGTCGTGGTCTGGTCGCTCTGTTTGCTGCGGCTGTCACCTTCGGCGCCATCACTCAAGCTCAGGCCGAGACGCTACGAATCGGTTATCAGAAGTACGGCACGCTGGTGCTGCTCAAAGCCAAAGGCACGCTGGAAAAACGTCTGGCCGCCCAAGGCGTCGACGTGCAATGGACTGAGTTCCCCGGTGGCCCGCAATTGCTTGAAGGCCTGAACGTCGGCTCGATCGACTTCGGTGTCACCGGCGAAACCCCACCGGTGTTCGCTCAGGCAGCCGGTGCCGATCTGCTCTACGTCGCCTACGAACCGCCGGCGCCGAACAGCGAAGCGATCCTCGTGCCGAAAGACTCGCCGATCAAATCGGTGGCCGATCTCAAAGGCAAGAAAGTCGCCCTGAACAAAGGTTCCAACGTGCACTACCTGCTGGTGCGTGCGCTGGAAGACGCCGGTCTCAAGTACTCCGACATCCAAACCGTGTTCCTGCCGCCCGCCGATGCTCGCGCCGCGTTCGAACGTGGCAGCGTCGACGCCTGGGTCATCTGGGATCCGTACCAGGCCGCTGCCGAGAAACAACTGCAAGCGCACACCCTGCGTGACGGCAAAGGCATCGTCGACAACCACCAGTTCTACCTCGCCACCAAGCCCTACGCCCAGAAAAACCCCGAGGTGATCAAGACCCTCGTCGAGGAAGTGCGCGCGGTGGGCGAGTGGTCCAAGGCCAACCCGCAGGACGTGACCCAACAGGTTGCGCCACTGCTCGGCCTGCCGGCGGACATCATCCTGACCTCGGTGAAACGCCAGGGCTACGGCGCGCTGTTCCTGACCCCGGAAGTGGTCGCCGCGCAGCAGAAAATCGCTGACACGTTCTTCCAGCTCAAGCTGATTCCCAAGCCGTTGAGCATCAAGGACGTGATCTGGACACCACCGGCCGCTGTGGCCCAAAGCTCGGCCACCCAAGCCCAGTAA
- a CDS encoding OprD family porin, producing the protein MNKSTLALAVAVGVLAQQAGAAGFIEDSKATLGLRNFYINTDNRDGTGPNKNEEWGQGFDLRFISGYTQGTVQFGVDAIGLYGVRLDSSPATSGNSAGTASGGTVFPSDGNRAVNDFASLGVTGKVKISQTELKVGTLMPNNPVIKYNDGRLLPQTFQGEAITSNEFKDLTLTAGQVEAVKGRNSSNNENMSIAGANAGSNYDKGVFSNKFYYGGADYKINKDLTASYYYGELKDFYSQNFLGLVHNWGIGPGVLKSDLRYYRSRDNGANGDTAAYYTSGYYGGKTVKGKVDNDLYSYLALYSVEGHTFGAGYQYTKGDSDFPWLNQGDGSSNSTITDMQIQKFARAGERTWQARYGYDFAKIGVPGLTANLIYLRGNNIDTPLGEKTEWERDLTVGYVIPEGPLKNLGVAWKNAMWRTDLANTRSQDENRLIVSYSIPLL; encoded by the coding sequence ATGAACAAGTCCACCTTGGCCCTGGCTGTGGCCGTAGGGGTTTTGGCGCAGCAGGCAGGCGCCGCCGGTTTCATCGAAGACAGCAAGGCCACTCTGGGCCTGCGCAACTTCTACATCAACACCGACAACCGTGACGGCACTGGCCCGAACAAGAACGAAGAGTGGGGCCAAGGCTTCGATCTGCGTTTCATCTCGGGTTACACCCAAGGCACCGTGCAGTTCGGTGTTGACGCGATCGGCCTGTACGGCGTGCGTCTGGATTCCAGCCCGGCCACCAGCGGCAACTCCGCCGGTACCGCTTCCGGCGGCACCGTGTTCCCAAGCGATGGCAATCGCGCTGTGAATGACTTCGCCAGCCTGGGCGTGACCGGCAAGGTCAAGATTTCCCAGACCGAGCTGAAGGTCGGTACCCTGATGCCGAACAACCCGGTCATCAAGTACAACGACGGTCGTCTGCTGCCGCAAACCTTCCAGGGCGAAGCGATTACCTCGAACGAATTCAAGGACCTGACCCTGACTGCCGGTCAGGTTGAGGCCGTGAAAGGTCGTAACTCCAGCAACAACGAGAACATGTCGATTGCCGGTGCGAACGCTGGTTCGAACTATGACAAAGGCGTGTTCAGCAACAAGTTCTACTACGGTGGTGCTGACTACAAGATCAACAAAGACCTGACCGCTTCGTACTACTACGGTGAGCTGAAGGATTTCTACTCGCAGAACTTCCTGGGTCTGGTACACAACTGGGGCATCGGCCCGGGCGTGCTGAAAAGCGACCTGCGTTACTACCGCAGCCGTGACAACGGTGCCAACGGCGATACCGCTGCCTACTACACCAGCGGTTACTACGGTGGCAAAACCGTCAAGGGCAAGGTCGACAACGACCTGTACAGCTACCTGGCGCTGTACTCGGTTGAAGGTCACACCTTCGGTGCCGGCTACCAGTACACCAAAGGCGACAGCGACTTCCCTTGGCTGAACCAGGGTGACGGCTCGTCCAACAGCACCATCACCGACATGCAGATCCAGAAGTTCGCCCGTGCTGGCGAGCGTACCTGGCAGGCTCGCTACGGCTACGATTTCGCCAAGATCGGCGTTCCTGGTCTGACCGCCAACCTGATCTACCTGCGTGGCAACAACATCGACACTCCGCTGGGCGAAAAAACCGAGTGGGAACGTGACCTGACCGTAGGTTACGTGATCCCTGAAGGTCCGCTGAAAAACCTCGGCGTAGCCTGGAAAAACGCTATGTGGCGCACCGACCTGGCGAACACCCGTTCCCAGGACGAAAACCGCCTGATCGTCAGCTACTCGATCCCGCTGCTGTAA